In one window of Bradyrhizobium diazoefficiens DNA:
- the clpS gene encoding ATP-dependent Clp protease adapter ClpS encodes MSNDENRSGGPAGPNTSVITKVKPKTKRPNLYRVLILNDDYTPMEFVVHVLEKFFQKDVEAATKIMLHVHHHGIGECGVFTYEIAETKVTQVMDFARKHQHPLQCVMEKK; translated from the coding sequence ATGAGCAACGACGAGAACCGTTCCGGTGGCCCGGCGGGTCCGAACACATCCGTCATCACCAAGGTCAAACCGAAGACCAAGCGGCCGAACCTGTATCGTGTGCTGATCCTGAACGACGATTACACGCCGATGGAGTTCGTCGTCCACGTGCTGGAGAAGTTCTTCCAGAAAGACGTCGAGGCCGCGACCAAGATCATGCTGCATGTCCACCATCACGGCATCGGCGAGTGCGGCGTGTTCACCTACGAGATTGCCGAGACGAAGGTGACACAGGTGATGGATTTCGCCCGCAAGCACCAGCACCCGCTGCAATGCGTGATGGAAAAGAAGTAA
- the clpA gene encoding ATP-dependent Clp protease ATP-binding subunit ClpA — MPTFSQSLEQSLHRALAIANERHHQYATLEHLLLSLIDDSDAAAVMRACSVDLDKLRTSLVNYLETEFENLVTDGADDAKPTAGFQRVIQRAVIHVQSSGREEVTGANVLIAIFAERESHAAYFLQEQDMTRYDAVNYISHGIAKRPGVSEARPVRGVDEETETKGSEDAKKKGEALETYCVNLNKKARDGKIDPVIGRNSEINRAIQVLCRRQKNNPLFVGEAGVGKTAIAEGLAKRIVDSEVPEVLAAATVFSLDMGTLLAGTRYRGDFEERLKQVLKELEAHPNAILFIDEIHTVIGAGATSGGAMDASNLLKPALASGTIRCMGSTTYKEYRQHFEKDRALVRRFQKIDINEPTVEDAIAILKGLKPYFEDYHRLKYTNEAIEAAVQLSSRYIHDRKLPDKAIDVIDESGAAQMLVAENKRKKTIGIKEIETTIASMARIPPKSVSKDDAEVLKHLEQTLKRTVFGQDKAIESLAASIKLARAGLREPEKPIGCYLFSGPTGVGKTEVAKQLAASLGVELLRFDMSEYMERHTVSRLIGAPPGYVGFDQGGLLTDGVDQHPHCVVLLDEIEKAHPDLYNVLLQIMDHGRLTDHNGKQVNFRNVILIMTTNAGASDLAKQAFGFTRSKREGDDHEAINRQFAPEFRNRLDAIVSFGHLSVEVIGTVVEKFVLQLEAQLGDRDVTIELSEPAKAWLVQHGYDEQMGARPMARVIQEHIKKPLADEVLFGKLKGGGHVRVVLVKDEADETKEKIGFEFVEGPVTPKQEKLPGARKRPPGKSNKPGGPKGPASKGPLVKA, encoded by the coding sequence ATGCCGACTTTTTCTCAAAGCCTTGAACAATCCCTGCATCGTGCACTGGCGATCGCAAACGAGCGTCATCACCAATACGCGACGCTCGAGCATCTTCTGCTCTCCTTGATCGACGATTCCGACGCAGCCGCCGTCATGCGCGCCTGTAGCGTCGATCTCGACAAGCTCCGCACGAGCCTCGTCAATTATCTTGAGACCGAATTCGAAAATCTGGTGACGGACGGCGCAGATGATGCCAAGCCGACCGCCGGTTTCCAGCGCGTGATCCAGCGCGCGGTGATCCATGTGCAGTCCTCCGGTCGCGAAGAGGTGACCGGCGCCAATGTGCTGATCGCGATCTTCGCCGAGCGCGAGAGCCATGCCGCCTACTTCCTGCAAGAGCAGGACATGACGCGCTACGACGCCGTCAACTACATCAGCCACGGCATCGCCAAGCGGCCGGGCGTCTCCGAGGCGCGGCCGGTGCGCGGCGTGGACGAGGAGACCGAGACCAAGGGTAGCGAGGACGCCAAGAAGAAGGGCGAGGCGCTCGAGACCTATTGCGTCAACCTCAACAAGAAGGCGCGCGACGGCAAGATCGATCCGGTGATCGGACGCAATTCCGAGATCAATCGCGCGATCCAGGTCCTGTGCCGCCGGCAGAAGAACAACCCGCTATTCGTGGGCGAGGCCGGCGTCGGCAAGACCGCGATCGCCGAAGGCCTTGCTAAGCGCATCGTCGACAGCGAGGTGCCGGAGGTTCTGGCGGCTGCGACCGTGTTCTCGCTCGACATGGGCACGCTGCTCGCGGGCACGCGCTATCGCGGCGACTTCGAGGAGCGCCTGAAGCAGGTGCTCAAGGAGCTCGAGGCGCATCCGAACGCCATCCTGTTCATCGACGAGATTCACACCGTGATCGGCGCGGGTGCAACGTCGGGTGGGGCGATGGATGCCTCGAACCTGCTCAAGCCTGCGCTCGCCTCGGGCACCATCCGCTGCATGGGCTCGACGACCTACAAGGAATACCGCCAGCACTTCGAGAAGGACCGCGCGCTGGTGCGGCGGTTCCAGAAGATCGACATCAACGAGCCGACGGTCGAGGACGCGATCGCGATCCTCAAGGGCCTCAAGCCTTACTTCGAGGACTACCATCGGCTGAAATACACCAACGAGGCGATCGAGGCTGCGGTCCAGCTCTCCTCGCGCTACATCCATGACCGCAAGCTGCCCGACAAGGCGATCGACGTGATCGACGAGTCCGGCGCGGCGCAGATGCTAGTGGCTGAGAACAAGCGCAAGAAGACGATCGGCATCAAGGAGATCGAGACCACGATCGCCTCGATGGCGCGGATCCCGCCGAAGAGCGTGTCGAAGGACGATGCCGAGGTGCTCAAGCATCTCGAGCAGACCCTGAAGCGCACCGTGTTCGGCCAGGACAAGGCGATCGAGTCGCTTGCCGCGTCGATCAAGCTGGCGCGAGCCGGCCTCCGCGAGCCGGAGAAGCCGATCGGCTGCTATTTGTTCTCGGGTCCGACCGGCGTCGGCAAGACCGAGGTCGCAAAGCAGCTCGCGGCGTCGCTTGGCGTCGAATTGCTGCGGTTCGACATGTCCGAATACATGGAGCGACACACCGTGTCGCGCCTGATCGGCGCGCCTCCCGGCTATGTCGGCTTCGACCAGGGCGGCCTGCTCACTGATGGCGTCGATCAGCATCCGCATTGCGTGGTGTTGCTCGACGAAATCGAGAAGGCGCATCCCGACCTCTACAATGTGCTGCTCCAGATCATGGATCACGGCCGGCTCACCGACCACAACGGCAAGCAGGTCAACTTCCGCAACGTGATCCTGATCATGACCACGAATGCGGGTGCTTCGGATCTCGCCAAGCAGGCGTTCGGCTTCACGCGCTCGAAGCGGGAAGGCGACGACCACGAGGCGATCAACCGGCAGTTCGCGCCGGAGTTCCGCAACCGCCTCGATGCCATCGTCTCGTTCGGCCACCTCAGCGTCGAGGTGATCGGCACGGTGGTGGAGAAGTTCGTGCTTCAGCTCGAAGCGCAGCTCGGCGACCGCGACGTCACCATCGAGCTGTCCGAGCCCGCCAAGGCCTGGCTGGTCCAGCACGGCTATGACGAGCAGATGGGTGCGCGGCCGATGGCCCGCGTCATCCAGGAGCACATCAAGAAGCCGCTGGCCGACGAGGTGCTGTTCGGCAAGCTCAAGGGCGGCGGCCACGTCCGTGTCGTCCTGGTCAAGGACGAGGCCGACGAGACCAAGGAAAAGATCGGCTTCGAGTTCGTCGAAGGTCCGGTCACGCCGAAGCAGGAAAAGCTGCCCGGCGCCCGCAAGCGCCCGCCGGGCAAGTCCAACAAGCCAGGCGGCCCGAAGGGACCGGCCTCCAAGGGCCCGCTGGTCAAGGCTTGA
- a CDS encoding MFS transporter, translating to MSSVPFEHADGLPQPQRNQAVLTIALGIIMAVVDSAIANVALPTIAADLNASPAFSIWIVNGYQLAITISLLPLASLGEIVGYRRVYLVGLVLFTLASAFCALAHTLPLLTIARIIQGFGAAGIMSVNSALVRFTYPRSLLGRGIGLNALVVAFSAAVGPTLAAGILAVGSWPWLFAINVPLGVVTLALGWRSLPHTSPASHSFDWQSAGLSAMTFGVGIAAIDSVGHGEATLTCLVQFAIAIIAGALLVYRETHMSSPLLPIDLLRIPVFGLSIATSIASFCGQMLAFVAIPFYLQSRFGYSAVHMGLLITPWPIAVAFAAPLAGRLVEHYPAGLLGGIGLALFACGLGALAFLSDAPTPLDIVWRMALAGAGFGLFQTPNNRTMIAAAPRERSGGASGMLGTARLLGQTTGAALVALFLGRYPIDGTRIALLTGVGFALCGAMLSMLRLSPAGARGAEHVRVQDDQRLRGE from the coding sequence ATGTCCTCTGTCCCGTTCGAGCATGCCGACGGCCTGCCGCAGCCCCAGCGCAACCAGGCGGTCCTGACCATTGCGCTCGGCATCATCATGGCCGTGGTCGACAGCGCCATTGCTAATGTCGCGCTGCCGACGATCGCAGCCGATCTGAACGCCAGCCCGGCCTTCTCGATCTGGATCGTCAACGGGTACCAGCTCGCGATCACGATCTCGCTGCTGCCGCTGGCGTCGCTCGGCGAGATCGTCGGCTATCGCCGCGTCTACCTGGTCGGGCTCGTGCTGTTCACGCTCGCATCCGCATTCTGCGCACTGGCGCATACACTGCCGCTGCTCACGATCGCGCGCATCATCCAGGGCTTTGGCGCGGCCGGCATCATGAGCGTCAACTCGGCGCTGGTGCGGTTCACCTATCCGCGCAGCCTGCTCGGCCGCGGCATCGGGCTCAACGCGCTCGTCGTCGCCTTCTCTGCCGCCGTCGGCCCGACGCTCGCCGCCGGCATCCTCGCGGTCGGCAGCTGGCCGTGGCTGTTCGCCATCAACGTCCCGCTCGGCGTGGTGACGCTGGCGCTCGGCTGGCGCAGCCTGCCGCATACGAGCCCCGCCAGCCATTCCTTCGACTGGCAGAGCGCGGGTCTCTCCGCGATGACCTTCGGCGTCGGCATCGCCGCGATCGACAGCGTCGGTCACGGCGAGGCAACGCTGACATGCCTCGTCCAGTTCGCGATCGCCATTATCGCCGGCGCGCTGCTGGTCTACCGCGAGACCCACATGAGCTCGCCGTTACTGCCGATCGACCTGTTGCGCATCCCGGTGTTCGGGCTGTCGATCGCGACCTCGATCGCCTCGTTCTGCGGGCAGATGCTGGCCTTCGTCGCAATCCCGTTCTACCTCCAGAGCCGCTTCGGCTATTCGGCCGTGCATATGGGCCTCCTGATCACGCCGTGGCCGATCGCGGTGGCCTTCGCAGCCCCCCTCGCCGGCCGCCTGGTCGAGCATTATCCGGCCGGCCTGCTCGGCGGCATCGGGCTCGCGTTGTTCGCCTGCGGTCTCGGCGCGCTCGCCTTCCTGTCCGACGCTCCGACGCCGCTCGACATCGTCTGGCGGATGGCGCTGGCCGGCGCCGGCTTCGGCCTGTTCCAGACGCCCAACAACCGCACCATGATCGCGGCCGCCCCTCGCGAACGCTCCGGCGGCGCCAGCGGCATGCTGGGTACTGCGCGGCTGCTCGGCCAAACCACGGGAGCTGCACTGGTCGCGCTGTTCCTTGGCCGCTATCCAATCGATGGAACCCGAATCGCACTCCTCACCGGGGTGGGCTTCGCGCTCTGCGGCGCGATGCTGAGCATGCTGCGACTGTCGCCCGCGGGTGCGCGCGGCGCCGAGCATGTCCGCGTGCAGGACGACCAGCGCCTGCGCGGCGAATGA
- a CDS encoding aldo/keto reductase gives MEYRRLGRSGLMVPALSLGTGTFGGVGRLAAWGTTDATEARRLLDICLEAGVSMFDTADVYSLGESERVLGEAIKGRREKVLVSTKATFRFGDGPNDVGSSRQHLLAAIDSSLSRLGTDYIDLFQLHGFDAFTPPEEVLSTLDMLVRAGKIRYVGVSNFSGWHLMKSLGVADKHGFPRYVANQTYYSLIGRDYEWELMPLGLDQGLGAVVWSPLGWGRLTGKIRRGQPKPEVSRLPKTADFGPPVPDEHLYRVVEAIDEVAKETGKSVSQIALNWLLQRPTVSTLIVGARNETQLRENLGAVGWSLTKDQVARLDAASKVTLPYPYWHQRTTFSDRNPPAV, from the coding sequence ATGGAATACCGTCGCTTGGGCCGGTCCGGCCTCATGGTGCCCGCTTTGAGTCTTGGCACCGGGACGTTCGGCGGCGTCGGCCGCCTCGCGGCATGGGGGACGACGGACGCGACCGAGGCGCGCCGCCTTCTGGACATTTGCCTGGAGGCCGGCGTGTCGATGTTCGACACCGCCGATGTCTATTCGCTCGGTGAATCCGAACGGGTTCTCGGTGAAGCCATCAAGGGCCGCCGCGAGAAGGTGCTGGTCTCGACCAAGGCGACGTTCCGCTTCGGAGACGGCCCTAACGACGTCGGCTCGTCGCGGCAGCATTTGCTGGCAGCCATCGACAGCTCGCTGAGCCGGCTTGGCACCGACTATATCGACCTGTTCCAGCTCCATGGCTTCGATGCCTTCACCCCGCCCGAGGAGGTGCTCTCGACGCTCGACATGCTCGTGCGTGCCGGCAAGATCCGCTATGTCGGCGTCTCGAACTTTTCGGGCTGGCATCTGATGAAGTCGCTTGGCGTCGCCGACAAGCACGGCTTCCCGCGTTACGTCGCCAACCAGACCTACTATTCGTTGATCGGACGCGACTATGAATGGGAGCTGATGCCGCTCGGCCTCGACCAGGGGCTCGGCGCGGTGGTCTGGTCGCCGCTCGGCTGGGGCCGTCTCACCGGAAAGATCCGTCGCGGTCAGCCGAAGCCCGAGGTCAGCCGCCTGCCCAAGACCGCCGATTTCGGCCCGCCCGTGCCCGACGAGCACCTCTATCGCGTCGTCGAGGCGATCGACGAGGTCGCCAAGGAGACGGGCAAGAGTGTCTCCCAGATCGCACTGAACTGGCTGCTCCAGCGCCCGACAGTCTCAACGCTGATCGTCGGCGCGCGCAACGAGACGCAGTTGCGCGAAAACCTCGGCGCGGTCGGCTGGTCCCTGACCAAGGATCAGGTCGCAAGGCTCGATGCCGCGAGCAAGGTGACGCTGCCCTATCCGTACTGGCACCAGCGCACGACTTTCAGCGACCGCAATCCGCCGGCGGTGTGA
- a CDS encoding helix-turn-helix domain-containing protein, giving the protein MQIQFTTDDSPGYRRLALWQDIVCDVFVGLDCKSDLGSAFHGSVTQAALGKAVCSDVSSDRQHVFRTPSRIARSDQDFVLIALGNRGAGGVVQDGRETVIHPGEFALYDTTRPYELKFNDSFTQTIFKVPRQMLQRRLGGTETLTAISFGADVPLERLAYDFIFRLCQSADRLAPDNAAALSEQAIDLLAMALSERLGKTSLPSSTYRSALLYRLKAQIRTHLADPDLSLSETAATLGISPRYVNDLLADEDTSFQRHVLAERLAQCRRDLASPMLAHRHISEIAFAWGFNDLSHFGRVFREHFGMSPRDYRQSQLRH; this is encoded by the coding sequence ATGCAAATCCAGTTCACGACGGACGACAGCCCCGGCTACCGGCGGCTGGCCCTCTGGCAGGATATCGTCTGCGACGTCTTCGTCGGGCTCGACTGCAAGTCCGACCTCGGCAGCGCCTTCCACGGCTCGGTGACGCAGGCCGCGCTCGGAAAGGCCGTGTGCTCCGACGTCAGCTCCGACCGCCAGCATGTGTTCCGCACGCCCTCGCGCATCGCGCGCTCGGATCAGGATTTCGTCCTCATTGCGCTCGGCAATCGCGGCGCCGGTGGCGTGGTGCAGGACGGCCGCGAGACCGTGATCCATCCCGGCGAATTCGCGCTCTACGACACCACACGCCCCTATGAGCTGAAATTCAATGACAGCTTCACGCAGACGATCTTTAAGGTCCCGCGCCAGATGTTGCAGCGCCGGCTCGGCGGCACCGAGACGCTGACTGCAATCTCGTTCGGGGCCGATGTGCCGCTCGAGCGGCTCGCCTATGATTTCATCTTCCGGCTCTGCCAGAGCGCAGATCGGCTCGCGCCGGACAATGCCGCCGCGTTGTCGGAACAGGCCATCGATCTGCTCGCGATGGCGCTGAGCGAACGGCTCGGCAAGACATCGCTGCCGTCCTCGACCTATCGCTCCGCCCTGCTCTACCGGTTGAAAGCGCAGATCCGGACGCACCTTGCCGATCCTGACCTCTCGCTGTCGGAAACCGCGGCCACGCTCGGCATCTCGCCGCGCTATGTGAACGATCTTCTCGCCGACGAGGACACCTCGTTCCAGCGCCATGTGCTCGCCGAGCGCCTCGCCCAATGCAGGCGCGACCTCGCCTCGCCCATGCTCGCCCATCGCCACATCAGCGAGATTGCGTTTGCCTGGGGTTTCAACGACCTCTCGCATTTCGGCCGCGTCTTCCGCGAGCATTTCGGGATGTCGCCACGCGATTACCGACAGAGCCAGTTGCGGCACTGA
- a CDS encoding carbon-nitrogen hydrolase family protein, with translation MGIEHPKYKVAVVQAAPAWLDLDASTDKSIALIKEAAEKGAKLIAFPEAFIPGYPWHIWMDSPAWAIGRGFVQRYFDNSLSYDSPQAERLRDAVRKAKLTAVIGLSERDGGSLYLAQWLIGPDGETIAKRRKLRPTHAERTVYGEGDGSDLAVHARADIGRIGALCCWEHLQPLSKYAMYAQNEQVHVAAWPSFSLYDPFAPALGAEVNNAASRVYAVEGSCFVLAPCATVSQAMIDELCDRPDKNALLHVGGGFAAIYGPDGSQIGDKLAPDQEGLLIAEIDLGAIGVAKNAADPAGHYSRPDVTRLLLNKKRYQRVEQFALPADTVEPTDIAAAAS, from the coding sequence ATGGGTATCGAACATCCGAAATACAAGGTCGCCGTGGTGCAGGCGGCACCTGCCTGGCTCGATCTCGACGCGTCCACCGACAAGTCGATCGCGCTGATCAAGGAGGCAGCGGAGAAGGGCGCCAAGCTGATTGCCTTTCCGGAAGCGTTCATCCCCGGCTACCCCTGGCACATCTGGATGGACTCGCCGGCCTGGGCGATCGGCCGCGGCTTCGTGCAGCGCTATTTCGACAATTCGCTGTCCTATGATAGCCCGCAGGCCGAGCGCCTGCGCGATGCTGTCCGCAAGGCCAAGCTGACGGCGGTGATCGGCCTGTCTGAGCGCGATGGCGGCAGTCTCTACCTCGCGCAATGGCTGATCGGACCCGACGGCGAGACCATCGCGAAGCGCCGCAAATTGCGGCCGACCCATGCCGAGCGCACCGTTTACGGTGAAGGTGACGGCAGCGATCTTGCCGTCCATGCTCGCGCCGACATCGGCCGCATCGGCGCGCTGTGCTGTTGGGAGCATCTCCAGCCGTTGTCGAAATACGCGATGTACGCCCAGAACGAGCAGGTCCATGTCGCGGCCTGGCCGAGCTTCTCGCTGTACGATCCCTTCGCGCCCGCCCTCGGCGCCGAGGTCAACAACGCCGCCTCGCGCGTCTATGCGGTGGAGGGCTCATGCTTCGTGCTCGCGCCTTGCGCGACGGTGTCGCAGGCGATGATCGACGAGCTCTGCGACCGGCCCGACAAAAATGCGCTGCTGCATGTGGGCGGCGGTTTTGCCGCGATCTACGGCCCCGACGGCAGCCAGATCGGCGACAAGCTCGCGCCGGACCAGGAGGGTCTGCTGATCGCCGAGATCGATCTCGGCGCCATCGGCGTCGCCAAGAACGCCGCCGACCCCGCCGGGCATTATTCGCGGCCCGACGTCACACGGCTGCTGCTCAACAAGAAGCGATACCAGCGGGTCGAGCAGTTCGCGTTGCCGGCGGATACCGTCGAGCCCACGGACATTGCCGCAGCGGCGAGCTGA
- a CDS encoding phenylacetaldoxime dehydratase family protein — translation MESAIPAHLETARTRHKRVPDDYQPPYPSFVARYKPAVARVVMAYFGVQYRGPAPAVATEALAEIAGLFGGEGGPSHWDRAHYVDQAGHANIVSVAYWDDLARFDAWFAPAREAWTGKPREGIGTFIEVLRPTVARHETLFSSLGRPEGVAAIADGMSGEVQEHAYWGGMRDRMPLSQTDPMSPDGNPELIRDGARLRVKAHDNLCLIRSGQDWSDTESSERKLYLDDVEPVLREGMDFLRDDGLAIGCYANRYMQVLSADGGVSEKSYGQSWWKSLAALERWAESHPTHVKIFGAAMKYLSTLGPSAKLRLYHEVTVAAADEQFFEYLSCHPKTGMLAAVETVSA, via the coding sequence ATGGAATCCGCAATTCCTGCGCATCTCGAGACCGCGCGCACGCGCCACAAGCGGGTGCCGGACGACTATCAGCCGCCATATCCGTCTTTCGTGGCGCGCTACAAGCCCGCGGTCGCTCGTGTCGTGATGGCCTATTTCGGCGTGCAGTATCGTGGGCCGGCACCGGCGGTCGCGACGGAAGCGCTCGCTGAAATCGCCGGGCTATTCGGCGGCGAGGGTGGTCCCTCGCATTGGGACCGCGCTCACTACGTCGACCAGGCCGGCCATGCCAACATCGTTTCGGTCGCCTATTGGGACGACCTCGCGCGCTTCGATGCCTGGTTTGCTCCGGCACGCGAGGCGTGGACCGGAAAGCCGCGCGAGGGAATAGGCACCTTCATCGAGGTCCTGCGTCCCACGGTCGCCCGGCACGAGACGCTGTTCTCCTCGCTCGGCAGGCCCGAAGGGGTCGCGGCGATCGCCGACGGCATGAGCGGCGAGGTGCAGGAGCACGCTTATTGGGGCGGCATGCGCGATCGCATGCCGCTGTCGCAGACCGATCCGATGTCGCCGGACGGCAATCCCGAGCTGATCCGCGACGGGGCACGGCTGCGCGTGAAAGCGCACGACAATCTCTGCCTGATCCGCTCCGGGCAGGACTGGAGCGATACCGAGTCGTCCGAGCGAAAGCTGTATCTCGACGACGTTGAACCGGTGCTGCGCGAGGGCATGGACTTTCTACGCGATGACGGACTTGCAATCGGTTGCTACGCCAACCGCTACATGCAGGTGCTCTCGGCTGACGGCGGCGTCAGCGAAAAGTCCTATGGCCAGAGCTGGTGGAAAAGTCTCGCCGCACTGGAGCGTTGGGCGGAATCGCATCCGACCCACGTGAAAATCTTCGGCGCGGCGATGAAATATCTCTCGACGCTCGGGCCGTCAGCGAAGCTGCGGCTCTATCACGAGGTCACGGTGGCCGCCGCCGACGAGCAGTTCTTTGAATATCTGAGCTGCCATCCGAAGACCGGCATGCTTGCCGCGGTCGAGACGGTCAGCGCTTAG
- a CDS encoding HAD family hydrolase has product MTTVFFDLDGTLTNPKPGITRSIQYALEQLSLAVPSEDELTWCIGPPLHASLQKLTGSTELADRALLLYRERFSDIGLFENEAYAGIMDTLTTLATTTPRMFVATSKPAVYASRIVEHFGLKPYFERVFGSELDGTRVDKRDLLRYALDEAKVDPNSAIMIGDRSHDVVGARTNGMTAIGVLYGYGSEAELRDAGAHHICTAHPELLGHCMV; this is encoded by the coding sequence ATGACGACAGTCTTTTTCGATCTCGACGGCACACTGACCAACCCGAAACCCGGAATCACCCGCTCGATCCAGTACGCCCTGGAGCAACTGAGCCTCGCGGTGCCGAGCGAGGATGAGCTGACCTGGTGCATCGGCCCGCCGCTGCATGCCAGCCTGCAAAAACTCACGGGAAGCACCGAACTCGCCGACCGGGCGCTGCTGCTCTACCGCGAGCGCTTCAGCGATATCGGCCTGTTCGAGAACGAGGCTTATGCCGGCATCATGGACACGCTAACGACGCTTGCCACGACGACACCGCGCATGTTCGTCGCGACCAGCAAGCCCGCGGTCTATGCCAGCCGCATCGTCGAGCATTTTGGCCTGAAGCCGTATTTCGAGCGCGTGTTCGGCTCCGAGCTCGACGGCACGCGCGTCGACAAGCGCGATCTGCTTCGTTACGCGCTCGACGAGGCCAAGGTCGATCCGAACAGCGCCATCATGATCGGCGACCGCAGCCATGACGTGGTCGGAGCCCGGACCAACGGCATGACCGCGATCGGCGTGCTCTATGGCTATGGCAGCGAGGCGGAGCTGCGGGACGCCGGCGCACATCACATCTGCACCGCGCATCCCGAGCTGCTCGGCCATTGCATGGTCTAA
- a CDS encoding TRAP transporter substrate-binding protein yields MLCDLLLSMRSPAKRIRAFLALAALVFSAGPALAQVNWRMTTEYPQNNISGIGLTTFADRVATRTSGFVTVANAFDNELKINSGEMPRAALDGRIAGGDAFAGALSGLDPVLGLSTLPFLVQSVDIARTANARARPLYEKAFAARGLKLLYLTIWPATGLWSDHSLAGPDDLPGLNLRAYDANSNAVMRAAGANAQFLPMDKALAGLRDHQLNAFLTSGDGGAGRKLWDFLPYFTAINYAMPVSIAFVRSEAFAALPEPMQREVLAAAAETEQSQFALLAHRTSENYARMRDNGVNIAEPAPPALVTALRTAAAGTITAWEAQAGADAAAIVEWAKHQ; encoded by the coding sequence ATGCTGTGTGACCTGCTTCTCTCAATGCGTTCCCCCGCCAAACGGATCCGCGCCTTCCTTGCCCTCGCCGCGCTCGTCTTCAGCGCCGGGCCGGCCTTGGCACAAGTCAACTGGCGGATGACCACGGAATATCCGCAAAATAACATTTCGGGGATCGGCCTCACCACTTTCGCCGATCGCGTCGCGACGCGCACAAGCGGTTTCGTGACCGTGGCCAACGCCTTCGACAACGAGCTCAAGATCAACTCAGGCGAGATGCCGCGTGCGGCGCTGGACGGTCGGATCGCCGGCGGTGACGCCTTTGCCGGCGCGCTGTCCGGCCTCGACCCGGTACTCGGTCTCTCCACCCTGCCATTTCTGGTACAATCGGTCGATATCGCCCGCACCGCCAATGCACGGGCGCGCCCCCTCTACGAGAAGGCCTTTGCCGCACGCGGTCTCAAGCTGCTCTATCTGACGATCTGGCCGGCCACCGGCCTCTGGTCGGATCATTCGCTCGCAGGCCCCGACGATCTGCCCGGACTGAATTTGCGGGCCTACGATGCCAATTCCAACGCCGTGATGCGCGCGGCGGGCGCCAATGCGCAGTTCCTGCCGATGGACAAAGCGCTTGCCGGCCTCAGGGACCATCAACTGAATGCGTTCCTCACCTCCGGCGACGGTGGCGCGGGACGCAAGCTGTGGGACTTCCTGCCCTATTTCACAGCCATCAACTACGCGATGCCGGTCTCGATCGCCTTCGTCCGCAGTGAGGCCTTTGCCGCGCTGCCCGAGCCGATGCAGCGCGAGGTGCTGGCCGCCGCGGCCGAGACCGAGCAGAGCCAGTTCGCACTGCTGGCCCACCGCACGTCCGAGAATTATGCGCGCATGCGCGACAACGGTGTCAATATCGCCGAGCCCGCACCGCCGGCCCTCGTTACGGCGCTCCGAACGGCAGCAGCGGGCACCATCACGGCCTGGGAGGCGCAGGCCGGCGCGGACGCCGCCGCGATCGTCGAATGGGCAAAACACCAATGA